In Thioalkalivibrio paradoxus ARh 1, the following are encoded in one genomic region:
- the metG gene encoding methionine--tRNA ligase, translating to MTPVDPPTPRRILITSALPYANGPIHLGHLVEYIQTDIWARFQRARGHEAIYVCADDAHGTPIMLKARAEGIEPEELIARVRTEHEADFAEFLVGFDHYHSTHSEENRSCATRIYEGLKAGGHISVRTIQQAYDPEAGMFLPDRFIKGSCPRCGAADQYGDSCEVCGATYSPTDLIDPVSAISGARPVARDSEHYFFRLADFEDYLRDWTGSGRLQSAIRNKLNEWFEAGLADWDISRDAPYFGFEIPDAPGKFFYVWLDAPIGYMASFQAYAQLKGLDFDAWWGPDSDTELYHFIGKDIAYFHTLFWPAMLHGAGFRTPTAVFCHGFLTVNGQKMSKSRGTFIRARDYLDHLNPEALRYYFAAKLGAGVDDIDLNLDDFVQRVNADLVGKVVNIASRCAGFLTKRFDGKLADTLPRPDLHAQFAAAGDEIAALYEAREYAQAMRQIMALADQANQYIDEARPWVLAKDPERADEVQAICTQGLDLFRILVIYLAPVLPRLATRAGTFLNRAELDWASRTQPLTGGRIQPYQPLMTRIEPAAVEGLLAASSSSLAPTAPTSPPRAEEASAMDPIADTIDFETFARVDLRIARIAAAEYVEGADKLLRLTLDLGTERRQVFAGIRSAYRPEDLEGRLTVMVANLAPRKMRFGVSEGMVLAAGPGGGDLFLLAPDEGAQPGMRVK from the coding sequence ATGACGCCCGTAGATCCCCCAACCCCGCGCCGGATCCTGATCACCAGTGCGCTGCCGTACGCGAACGGCCCGATCCACCTGGGACACCTGGTCGAGTACATCCAGACCGACATCTGGGCCCGCTTCCAGCGCGCCCGCGGCCACGAGGCGATCTACGTCTGCGCCGACGACGCCCACGGCACGCCGATCATGCTGAAGGCCCGCGCCGAAGGTATCGAGCCTGAGGAACTGATCGCGCGGGTCCGCACCGAGCACGAGGCCGATTTCGCCGAGTTCCTGGTCGGCTTCGATCACTACCACAGCACGCACTCGGAAGAGAACCGCTCCTGCGCAACCCGGATCTACGAGGGCCTGAAGGCTGGCGGCCACATCTCGGTGCGCACGATTCAACAGGCCTACGACCCCGAGGCGGGGATGTTCCTGCCCGACCGTTTCATCAAGGGCAGCTGCCCGCGCTGCGGCGCAGCCGACCAGTACGGGGATTCCTGCGAAGTCTGCGGCGCGACCTACAGCCCGACGGACCTGATCGACCCGGTCTCGGCGATCAGCGGGGCCCGGCCGGTCGCGCGCGATTCCGAGCATTACTTCTTCCGCCTCGCCGACTTCGAGGACTACCTGCGCGACTGGACCGGCTCCGGGCGCCTGCAGAGCGCGATCCGCAACAAGCTGAACGAGTGGTTCGAGGCCGGCCTCGCGGACTGGGACATCTCGCGCGACGCGCCCTACTTCGGTTTCGAGATCCCCGACGCGCCGGGCAAGTTCTTCTATGTCTGGCTCGACGCGCCGATCGGCTATATGGCCAGCTTCCAGGCCTACGCGCAACTGAAGGGCCTCGATTTCGACGCCTGGTGGGGCCCGGATTCAGACACCGAGCTGTACCACTTCATCGGCAAGGACATCGCCTACTTCCACACGCTGTTCTGGCCGGCGATGCTGCACGGCGCGGGCTTCCGCACACCGACCGCGGTGTTCTGCCACGGCTTCCTGACCGTGAACGGCCAGAAGATGTCCAAGTCCCGCGGCACCTTCATCCGCGCCCGCGACTACCTCGACCACCTGAACCCCGAGGCGCTGCGCTACTACTTCGCGGCCAAGCTCGGGGCCGGCGTCGACGACATCGACCTGAATCTGGACGACTTCGTGCAGCGCGTGAACGCCGACCTGGTCGGCAAGGTGGTGAACATCGCCAGCCGCTGCGCGGGATTCCTGACCAAGCGCTTCGACGGGAAGCTCGCCGACACCCTGCCCCGCCCCGACCTGCACGCGCAGTTCGCGGCGGCAGGCGACGAGATTGCGGCACTCTACGAAGCCCGCGAATACGCCCAGGCGATGCGCCAGATCATGGCGCTGGCCGACCAGGCCAACCAGTACATCGACGAGGCCCGGCCCTGGGTGCTGGCAAAGGACCCCGAGCGCGCCGACGAGGTGCAGGCGATCTGCACCCAGGGGCTGGACCTGTTCCGGATCCTGGTGATCTATCTGGCACCGGTACTGCCGCGGCTGGCGACCCGCGCCGGCACGTTCCTGAACCGCGCCGAACTCGACTGGGCGTCGCGCACACAGCCGCTGACCGGCGGCCGCATCCAGCCCTATCAACCCCTGATGACCCGGATCGAGCCGGCTGCGGTCGAGGGACTGCTGGCGGCCTCGAGTTCCAGTCTGGCACCGACGGCACCCACATCCCCACCCCGCGCCGAAGAGGCTTCCGCCATGGACCCGATTGCCGACACCATCGATTTCGAAACCTTCGCCAGGGTCGACCTGCGGATCGCCCGCATCGCAGCCGCCGAATACGTCGAAGGCGCGGACAAGTTGCTGCGCCTGACGCTGGACCTGGGCACGGAGCGTCGCCAGGTGTTCGCCGGCATCCGCTCGGCGTACCGGCCCGAGGATCTCGAGGGCCGGCTGACGGTGATGGTCGCGAACCTGGCACCGCGGAAGATGCGCTTCGGCGTTTCCGAGGGGATGGTGCTCGCAGCCGGCCCGGGCGGCGGGGATCTGTTCCTGCTCGCCCCCGACGAGGGTGCCCAACCCGGCATGCGCGTGAAGTAG
- the rsxC gene encoding electron transport complex subunit RsxC gives MHLHRFHGGLTLPDHKTESTTRRLLTLDIPPVLYLPLTQHIGEPAEPVVGPGDTVLKGQRIGQASDYIAAHLHAPTSGRVREIADHPVPHPSGLSAPCIVIETDGEDRWHDDRLPAWPDWQEHDARSLRERIRDAGIVGLGGAAFPTAVKLNPRPGKTIHTLVVNGAECEPYISCDDTLMRERTEAVLAGVRIVAHLLGVEQVLFAVEDNKPDALRALRDALSSDDRSRIQVVAIPSIYPTGGERQLIRVLTGREVPSAGLPADLGIVCHNPGTLKAVADAVLDGRPLISRIVTVTGPGVREPRNVEALIGTPFADLVAAAGGYAPEVNRLVMGGPMMGFAVGDDAVPVIKGTNCLLVTRPQDTPEPGPLMPCIRCGECTQVCPANLLPQQMYWFAKCKNFDAIQEYGLFDCIECGCCAQVCPSNIPLVQYYRFAKNEIWAREKERQKADLARERFEFRQLRQQREEQEKAERLARKKAAVAKQAPKGEKKAAIDAALERARAKKAAQTGENPADNGRPDS, from the coding sequence ATGCACCTGCACCGTTTTCACGGCGGCCTCACGCTGCCGGACCACAAGACCGAAAGCACCACCCGCCGCCTGCTGACGCTGGACATTCCGCCGGTCCTGTACCTGCCGCTGACCCAGCATATCGGCGAACCTGCCGAGCCCGTGGTCGGTCCCGGCGATACGGTGCTGAAGGGCCAGCGAATCGGGCAGGCCAGCGACTACATTGCCGCCCACCTGCATGCGCCGACATCGGGCCGGGTGCGCGAGATCGCGGACCATCCAGTGCCGCACCCGTCCGGTCTCTCCGCGCCCTGCATCGTGATCGAAACCGACGGCGAAGATCGCTGGCACGACGACCGGCTGCCGGCCTGGCCGGACTGGCAGGAACACGATGCCCGCAGCCTGCGCGAACGCATCCGTGATGCCGGCATCGTGGGGCTCGGCGGCGCCGCCTTCCCGACCGCAGTGAAGCTGAACCCGCGGCCCGGAAAAACCATCCACACGCTGGTGGTCAACGGCGCCGAGTGCGAGCCCTACATCAGTTGCGACGACACCCTGATGCGCGAGCGCACCGAGGCCGTGCTGGCCGGCGTACGCATCGTCGCGCACCTGCTCGGCGTGGAGCAGGTGCTGTTCGCGGTCGAGGACAACAAGCCCGACGCCCTGCGCGCCTTGCGCGACGCCCTCTCCAGCGACGATCGCAGCCGGATTCAAGTGGTGGCGATTCCGAGCATCTACCCTACCGGCGGCGAACGCCAGCTGATCCGGGTGCTGACCGGGCGCGAGGTGCCCAGCGCCGGCCTGCCGGCGGACCTGGGCATCGTCTGCCACAACCCCGGCACGCTGAAGGCCGTGGCGGACGCGGTGTTGGACGGCCGACCGCTGATTTCGCGGATCGTGACCGTGACCGGCCCCGGCGTGCGCGAACCGCGCAACGTCGAGGCGCTGATCGGAACCCCGTTCGCCGACCTGGTTGCCGCAGCCGGCGGCTATGCACCCGAGGTGAACCGGCTGGTGATGGGCGGCCCGATGATGGGCTTCGCGGTCGGCGACGACGCAGTGCCGGTGATCAAGGGCACCAACTGCCTGCTGGTGACGCGACCCCAGGATACGCCGGAGCCGGGACCGCTGATGCCCTGCATCCGCTGCGGCGAGTGTACCCAGGTCTGTCCGGCCAACCTGCTGCCGCAACAGATGTACTGGTTCGCGAAGTGCAAGAACTTCGACGCGATCCAGGAATACGGCCTGTTCGACTGCATCGAGTGCGGCTGCTGCGCGCAGGTCTGCCCCAGCAACATTCCGCTGGTGCAGTATTATCGCTTCGCAAAGAACGAAATCTGGGCGCGCGAGAAGGAGCGCCAGAAAGCCGACCTCGCCCGCGAGCGCTTCGAATTCCGGCAGCTGCGCCAGCAGCGCGAGGAACAGGAGAAGGCCGAACGGCTCGCGCGCAAGAAAGCCGCGGTCGCGAAACAGGCCCCCAAAGGCGAGAAGAAGGCAGCGATCGATGCCGCGCTGGAACGGGCGCGCGCGAAGAAGGCCGCCCAGACCGGTGAGAATCCGGCGGACAACGGAAGGCCCGACAGCTGA
- the fabA gene encoding 3-hydroxyacyl-[acyl-carrier-protein] dehydratase FabA, with amino-acid sequence MQKDQYDRDELLACGYGNMFGPGNAQLPVPNMLMMDRVLKINSDGGQYGKGEMVAELDIHPDLWFFACHFPGDPVMPGCLGLDAMWQLVGFYLAWLGNPGRGRALGVGEVKFTGQVLPSAKKVTYHVEMKRVITRKLVLGIGDGSVRVDDREIYVAKDLRVGLFTSTENF; translated from the coding sequence ATGCAAAAGGACCAATACGACCGCGACGAGCTGCTGGCTTGCGGCTACGGCAACATGTTCGGACCGGGCAACGCCCAGCTGCCCGTTCCGAACATGCTGATGATGGACCGGGTGCTGAAGATCAACAGCGACGGCGGGCAGTACGGCAAGGGCGAGATGGTCGCGGAACTCGACATCCACCCCGACCTCTGGTTCTTCGCATGCCATTTTCCCGGCGATCCGGTGATGCCGGGATGCCTGGGCCTGGACGCGATGTGGCAGCTGGTCGGGTTCTACCTGGCCTGGCTGGGCAACCCGGGGCGCGGGCGTGCGCTGGGCGTCGGCGAGGTGAAGTTCACCGGTCAGGTCCTGCCCAGCGCGAAGAAGGTCACCTACCACGTGGAAATGAAACGGGTGATCACGCGCAAGCTGGTACTGGGAATCGGCGACGGGTCGGTGCGGGTGGACGACCGCGAGATCTACGTCGCCAAGGATCTGCGCGTAGGCCTGTTCACCTCGACCGAGAATTTCTGA
- the rsxA gene encoding electron transport complex subunit RsxA, whose translation MEYALILISTILVNNFVLVKFLGLCPFMGVSRKVETATGMGLATTFVLTLSAVSSYLINEYLLIPLGLEYLRTIAFILVIAAVVQFTEMVVHKTSPLLYNVLGIFLPLITTNCAVLGVALLNVQEAHGFVESALYGFGAAVGFSIVLILFSAIRERIAAADVPAPFRGSAIAMITAGLMSLGFMGFYGLVRL comes from the coding sequence GTGGAATATGCCCTGATCCTCATCAGCACGATCCTGGTCAACAACTTCGTGCTCGTGAAGTTTCTGGGCCTGTGCCCGTTCATGGGCGTGTCCCGGAAAGTGGAGACGGCGACCGGAATGGGCCTGGCTACCACCTTCGTGCTGACGCTGTCGGCGGTGAGCAGCTACCTGATCAACGAATACCTGCTGATCCCGCTGGGGCTCGAATACCTGCGCACGATCGCCTTCATCCTGGTGATCGCTGCGGTGGTCCAGTTCACCGAAATGGTCGTGCACAAGACCAGCCCGCTGCTCTATAACGTGCTGGGCATCTTTCTGCCGCTGATCACCACTAACTGCGCAGTGCTCGGCGTCGCGCTGTTGAACGTGCAGGAAGCGCACGGGTTCGTCGAATCGGCTCTGTACGGTTTCGGCGCTGCGGTGGGCTTTTCCATCGTGCTGATCCTGTTCTCCGCGATCCGCGAGCGCATCGCCGCCGCCGACGTTCCCGCTCCGTTCCGCGGCAGCGCCATCGCGATGATCACTGCCGGCCTGATGTCACTCGGGTTCATGGGCTTCTACGGGCTGGTGCGCCTCTAG
- the mtnC gene encoding acireductone synthase — MIRAVLLDIEGTTTSLSFVHDTLFPYAAEHLGDYVRRHRNVPEVARLLADARAYAGGDLDDDALVERMRAWIVADQKITPLKSLQGLIWENGYRQGHFHGHVYPDVPESLQRWAQAGIRLYAFSSGSVHAQKLLFAHTAAGDLTPLFSGHFDTRIGGKRDADSYRRIAAEIDLLPERILFLSDLPEELDAAAQVRMATAAVLREGMHGPVGNHRTAADFTELDLRADPMH, encoded by the coding sequence GTGATTCGTGCGGTGCTGCTGGACATCGAGGGCACCACGACCAGCCTCTCGTTTGTCCACGACACGCTGTTTCCGTATGCGGCCGAGCACCTCGGGGACTACGTGCGCAGGCACCGGAACGTGCCCGAGGTCGCCCGGCTGCTGGCAGATGCGCGCGCCTATGCCGGTGGCGACCTGGACGACGACGCGCTGGTCGAGCGGATGCGGGCATGGATCGTGGCCGATCAGAAAATCACGCCGCTGAAGAGCCTGCAGGGCCTGATCTGGGAAAACGGCTATCGCCAGGGCCACTTCCACGGACACGTTTATCCCGATGTTCCCGAAAGCCTGCAGCGCTGGGCACAGGCCGGGATTCGCCTGTACGCGTTCTCGTCGGGGTCGGTCCACGCCCAGAAGCTGCTGTTTGCACACACCGCGGCAGGCGACCTGACCCCGCTGTTCTCCGGGCACTTCGACACCCGAATCGGGGGCAAGCGCGACGCCGACAGCTACCGCCGCATTGCTGCCGAGATCGACCTTCTGCCGGAGCGGATTCTGTTCCTGTCGGACCTCCCCGAGGAATTGGATGCTGCGGCACAGGTTCGCATGGCAACGGCTGCCGTGCTGCGCGAGGGCATGCACGGGCCGGTCGGGAACCATCGAACCGCCGCCGACTTCACGGAACTGGACCTCCGCGCCGACCCGATGCATTAG
- the dcd gene encoding dCTP deaminase, whose protein sequence is MPIKSDRWIRRMAESTGMIEPFEPGQVRFREDHRIVSYGTSSYGYDVRCADEFKIFTNINSSVVDPKSFDERSFVDVKADVCIIPPNSFALARTVEYFRIPRNVLTICLGKSTYARCGIIVNVTPLEPEWEGHVTLEFSNTTPLPAKIYANEGIAQMLFLESDEVCETSYRDRGGKYQGQRGVTLPKT, encoded by the coding sequence ATGCCGATCAAGTCGGACCGGTGGATCCGGCGCATGGCCGAATCCACCGGCATGATCGAGCCGTTCGAGCCGGGGCAGGTGCGGTTCCGCGAGGATCACCGCATCGTGTCTTACGGCACCTCGAGCTATGGCTACGACGTGCGCTGCGCCGACGAATTCAAGATTTTCACCAACATCAACAGCTCGGTCGTCGATCCCAAGTCGTTCGACGAGCGCAGCTTCGTGGACGTGAAGGCCGACGTCTGCATCATCCCGCCGAACTCGTTCGCGCTGGCGCGCACCGTCGAGTACTTCCGCATTCCGCGCAATGTGCTGACGATCTGCCTGGGCAAATCGACCTATGCGCGCTGCGGCATCATCGTGAACGTGACCCCGCTGGAGCCCGAGTGGGAGGGACACGTGACGCTGGAGTTCTCGAACACCACGCCGCTTCCGGCCAAGATCTACGCCAACGAGGGAATTGCGCAGATGCTGTTCCTGGAGTCCGACGAGGTCTGCGAGACTTCGTACCGCGACCGTGGGGGAAAGTACCAGGGGCAGCGGGGTGTGACGCTTCCCAAGACCTGA
- a CDS encoding TIGR04211 family SH3 domain-containing protein, whose translation MGFRFAVVAIVAGLVVAFSTQAAAQDTTRYVSEELEVGVRSGKTLQHRIIRSVRSGEQVTVLQQDQDGHSQIRLANGTEGWILTRYLQDEPHSRERLAAVQAELDEIRSGSDDQAGRIAQLLETRRELEAERESLQGHVAGLENELEELRDVAARPQEIRAQNAQLRSALLEAQDSAEDYRRQVEVLRADNHRKWFMTGALVTVGSLILGILVTRIPRRRRSSEW comes from the coding sequence ATGGGTTTCAGGTTCGCCGTCGTCGCGATCGTCGCAGGGCTTGTCGTGGCGTTTTCCACGCAGGCAGCGGCGCAGGACACCACGCGCTATGTCAGCGAGGAACTCGAGGTCGGTGTGCGTTCGGGCAAGACGCTGCAGCACCGAATCATCCGCAGCGTGCGCAGCGGCGAGCAGGTGACGGTGCTGCAACAGGATCAGGACGGACACTCGCAGATCCGGCTTGCCAATGGCACCGAGGGCTGGATTCTGACCCGATATTTGCAGGACGAGCCCCACTCGCGCGAGCGGCTCGCCGCGGTCCAGGCCGAACTCGACGAGATCCGGTCGGGTTCCGATGACCAGGCCGGACGCATCGCCCAGCTACTGGAGACGCGGCGTGAGTTGGAGGCGGAACGCGAGTCGCTGCAGGGCCACGTCGCGGGTCTGGAAAACGAGCTTGAGGAATTGCGCGACGTTGCGGCACGGCCGCAGGAGATCCGCGCGCAAAATGCGCAGCTGCGCAGTGCGCTGCTGGAAGCGCAGGACTCGGCCGAGGATTATCGCCGGCAAGTCGAGGTGCTGCGGGCGGACAACCATCGCAAGTGGTTCATGACCGGTGCGCTGGTGACGGTCGGCTCGCTGATCCTGGGCATCCTGGTCACGCGGATTCCCCGGCGGCGCCGCAGCAGCGAGTGGTGA
- the rsxB gene encoding electron transport complex subunit RsxB, producing the protein MLAAILTIAGLATAFGLILGYSAQRFRVEGDPIADQVDALLPQTQCGQCGYPGCRPYAEAIAGNQADINHCPPGGEATVLALADLLGRDPKPLEAEAREKAVAVIDENTCIGCTLCIQACPVDAIVGAAKQMHTVIESECTGCELCLEPCPVDCIEMVPLHRDIRDWRWAQPSPSPIEAPRPSRRSAEAGRESA; encoded by the coding sequence ATGCTCGCCGCCATCCTGACCATCGCCGGCCTCGCCACCGCCTTCGGGTTGATCCTGGGCTATTCCGCGCAGCGCTTCCGCGTCGAAGGGGATCCGATCGCGGACCAGGTCGACGCGCTGCTGCCGCAGACCCAGTGCGGGCAGTGCGGCTATCCCGGCTGCCGGCCGTACGCCGAGGCCATCGCCGGGAACCAGGCGGACATCAACCACTGTCCGCCGGGCGGCGAGGCCACGGTGTTGGCGCTGGCCGACCTGCTCGGCCGCGACCCGAAGCCGCTGGAGGCCGAGGCGCGCGAAAAGGCCGTCGCGGTTATCGACGAGAACACCTGCATCGGCTGCACGCTGTGCATCCAGGCCTGCCCGGTGGACGCGATCGTCGGCGCGGCGAAGCAGATGCATACCGTGATCGAGAGCGAATGCACCGGCTGCGAGTTGTGCCTGGAACCCTGCCCGGTGGACTGCATCGAGATGGTCCCGCTGCACCGCGACATCCGGGACTGGCGCTGGGCGCAGCCGTCCCCCTCGCCGATCGAGGCGCCGCGGCCCTCGCGCAGGTCCGCCGAGGCCGGGAGGGAATCCGCCTGA
- a CDS encoding methylthioribulose 1-phosphate dehydratase: MEDSLEYKAQVRLLADAGRLFAQRGWVPATAGNFSARLNEEQIVITVSGRHKGHLDDSGFMVVDLEGNILSPGKTPSAETFLHIIMYRRDPSIGAVLHTHSANATVLSRLLPYGLTLSDYVVLKAFPAITSDETSLHVPVFPNTHDVPQLAAQVDDHMNRHPGVSGYLVSGHGLYTWGRSVEAAVQHVEAFEFLFECEILSRRLSP; the protein is encoded by the coding sequence ATTGAAGATTCCCTGGAATACAAGGCGCAGGTGCGGCTTCTCGCCGACGCCGGCCGGCTGTTTGCGCAGCGCGGATGGGTGCCCGCAACCGCCGGAAACTTCTCCGCGCGCCTGAACGAGGAGCAGATCGTGATCACCGTCTCCGGGCGCCACAAGGGGCATCTGGACGACAGCGGGTTCATGGTGGTCGATCTCGAGGGCAACATCCTGTCGCCCGGAAAGACGCCGTCCGCCGAAACCTTCCTGCATATCATCATGTACCGGCGCGACCCGAGCATCGGGGCGGTGTTGCATACCCACTCGGCAAACGCGACGGTGCTGTCCCGGCTGCTCCCCTACGGCCTCACGCTGAGCGACTACGTGGTGCTCAAAGCGTTTCCCGCAATCACGTCCGACGAGACCTCGCTGCATGTCCCGGTGTTCCCCAATACCCACGACGTGCCACAGCTGGCCGCCCAGGTGGACGACCACATGAACCGGCACCCCGGCGTCTCCGGCTACCTGGTCAGCGGCCACGGGCTCTACACCTGGGGGCGCTCGGTGGAAGCGGCAGTGCAGCACGTCGAGGCCTTCGAGTTCCTGTTCGAGTGCGAGATCCTCTCCAGGAGGCTGAGCCCATGA
- the apbC gene encoding iron-sulfur cluster carrier protein ApbC, with translation MSELSRLQIETALKTVQEKYIEKDLMAAGAVKDIQIDGARATVVIELGYPAAGYFDELRAEVDRALQTVRGLEGAEVQISSRVVSHAVQKSLKPMPGIKNIIAVASGKGGVGKSTTAVNLALALAAEGGRVGVLDADIYGPSQPRMLGISGQPESQDGKTMEPLQKYDLQAMSIGFLIEEDTPMIWRGPMVTQALEQLLRDTNWHDLDYLVVDLPPGTGDVQLTLSQKIPVSGALIVTTPQDIALLDARKGLKMFEKVDVPVLGIVENMSIHICSKCGHEEHIFGHGGGEQMAKDFGVDLLGALPLDIQIREQADGGEPTVVREPQSRIAEIYREIARRTGAKLAEQSKDYSGKFPNIVIKNT, from the coding sequence ATGTCCGAGCTATCGCGTCTGCAGATCGAAACGGCCCTGAAAACGGTGCAGGAGAAGTACATCGAGAAGGATCTGATGGCCGCCGGCGCGGTCAAGGATATCCAGATCGACGGCGCCCGCGCGACGGTCGTGATCGAGCTGGGCTATCCGGCTGCCGGATATTTCGACGAGTTGCGTGCCGAGGTCGACCGGGCTTTGCAGACCGTGCGCGGACTCGAAGGCGCGGAGGTGCAGATCTCCAGCCGCGTCGTTTCGCATGCGGTGCAGAAGAGCCTGAAGCCGATGCCCGGAATCAAGAACATCATCGCGGTCGCCTCCGGCAAGGGCGGCGTCGGCAAGTCGACCACCGCGGTGAACCTGGCGCTGGCGCTGGCCGCCGAGGGTGGCCGGGTCGGGGTGCTGGATGCCGACATCTACGGTCCGAGCCAGCCGCGGATGCTTGGCATCTCGGGCCAGCCCGAGTCGCAGGACGGCAAGACCATGGAGCCCCTGCAGAAATATGACCTGCAGGCGATGTCGATCGGGTTCCTGATCGAGGAGGACACGCCGATGATCTGGCGTGGCCCGATGGTGACCCAGGCGCTCGAGCAGCTGCTCCGCGACACCAACTGGCACGACCTGGATTACCTGGTCGTGGACCTGCCGCCGGGTACCGGTGACGTGCAGCTGACCCTGTCGCAGAAGATCCCGGTCAGCGGTGCGCTGATCGTGACCACGCCGCAGGACATCGCGCTGCTGGATGCGCGCAAGGGTCTGAAGATGTTCGAAAAGGTGGACGTGCCCGTGCTCGGGATCGTCGAGAACATGAGCATCCACATCTGTTCGAAGTGCGGTCACGAGGAGCACATCTTCGGTCACGGTGGCGGCGAGCAGATGGCGAAGGACTTCGGAGTCGACCTGCTCGGCGCGCTGCCGCTCGATATCCAGATCCGCGAGCAGGCCGACGGCGGCGAGCCGACGGTGGTGCGCGAACCGCAGAGCCGGATCGCCGAGATCTACCGGGAGATCGCGCGCCGCACCGGCGCGAAGCTGGCCGAGCAAAGCAAGGACTACAGCGGCAAGTTCCCCAACATCGTGATCAAGAACACCTGA
- the rsxD gene encoding electron transport complex subunit RsxD produces the protein MRFDTRTSPHLIPGHSVGGVMRQVLYALIPGTLAMTWFFGWGVLVNVMLSVLFAVGFEALMVALRRRPVGATLADSSAILAGWLFALAIPPLAPFWVLLTGTAFAIVVAKHLYGGLGYNPFNPAMVGYVVVLVSFPREISLWPAPEGLLHGSMTLLQTLQTSLTGRLPDGMEWDAITRASPLDLMRDGLVSGQTVSEVTRSPVFGSFSETGWEWTGNLFLLGGLWLLYRRVITWHIPVAMLLTLATTAGIFWVIDPDQFASPTFHVFSGAAIIGAFFIATDPVSAATTPLGRILYGAGIGLLTYVIRTWGGYPDAVAFAVLLMNMVAPTLDHYTRPRIFGHSRDRHG, from the coding sequence ATGCGCTTCGATACCCGCACGTCCCCGCACCTGATTCCCGGCCACAGCGTGGGCGGCGTGATGCGCCAGGTGCTCTACGCGCTGATCCCCGGCACGCTGGCGATGACCTGGTTCTTCGGCTGGGGGGTATTGGTCAACGTGATGCTGAGCGTGCTGTTTGCGGTCGGCTTCGAGGCGTTGATGGTGGCGCTGCGCCGGCGCCCGGTCGGAGCAACGCTGGCGGATTCCAGCGCCATTCTTGCCGGGTGGCTGTTCGCACTCGCGATTCCGCCGCTGGCGCCATTCTGGGTGCTGCTCACCGGCACCGCGTTCGCGATCGTGGTCGCGAAGCACCTCTACGGGGGACTCGGCTACAACCCGTTCAACCCGGCGATGGTCGGATACGTCGTGGTGCTGGTTTCGTTCCCTCGCGAGATCTCGCTCTGGCCCGCACCCGAAGGCCTGCTGCACGGGTCGATGACGCTGCTGCAGACGCTGCAGACCTCGCTGACCGGCCGCCTGCCGGACGGCATGGAGTGGGATGCGATTACCCGGGCGTCGCCGCTGGACCTGATGCGCGACGGCCTGGTGTCCGGCCAGACCGTGAGCGAGGTGACCCGCAGCCCGGTGTTCGGGTCCTTTTCCGAAACCGGCTGGGAATGGACCGGGAACCTGTTCCTGCTGGGCGGGCTCTGGCTGCTGTACCGGCGCGTGATCACCTGGCACATTCCGGTCGCGATGCTGCTGACGCTGGCGACCACGGCGGGAATCTTCTGGGTCATCGATCCCGATCAGTTCGCGTCGCCGACCTTCCACGTATTCAGCGGCGCGGCGATCATCGGCGCGTTTTTCATCGCCACCGACCCGGTGTCGGCCGCGACCACCCCGCTCGGACGGATCCTGTACGGTGCCGGGATCGGCCTGCTGACCTATGTGATCCGAACCTGGGGCGGGTACCCCGACGCGGTCGCGTTCGCGGTGCTGCTGATGAACATGGTCGCGCCCACGCTCGATCATTACACGCGCCCCCGAATCTTCGGGCACTCGCGGGACCGGCATGGCTAG